The stretch of DNA GGCGGCCTTCGGGTACCGGCACATCGACGACTTCAACAAGGCGGTACGGGAGGGCAAGGCCAAACCGCCCGAGGGCAGCGACAGGGAGCTGCAGCCCTACCCGTACCTGCTGGTGATCGTCGACGAGCTGGCCGACCTCATGATGGTCGCGCCGCGCGACGTCGAGGACGCCATCGTGCGCATCACCCAGCTCGCCCGCGCCGCGGGAATCCACCTGGTCCTGGCCACCCAGCGGCCCTCCGTCGACGTGGTCACCGGCCTGATCAAGGCCAATGTGCCCTCCAGGCTCGCCTTCGCCACCTCGTCGCTCGCCGACAGCCGCGTCATCCTCGACCAGCCGGGAGCGGAGAAACTCATCGGCAAGGGCGACGGCCTCTTCCTGCCGATGGGCGACAACAAGGCCACCCGCATACAGGGAGCCTTCGTCACCGAGGACGAGATCGCCGCCGTGGTCCAGCACTGCAAGGACCAGATGGCTCCGGTCTTCCGTGACGACGTGGTGGTCGGCACCAAGCAGAAGAAGGAGGTCGACGAGGAGATCGGGGACGACCTCGATCTGCTGTGCCAGGCGGTGGAACTGGTGGTGTCGACCCAGTTCGGGTCCACCTCGATGCTCCAGCGCAAGCTGCGTGTGGGCTTCGCCAAGGCCGGCCGGCTCATGGACCTGATGGAGTCGCGGAACATCGTCGGACCGAGCGAGGGGTCCAAGGCGCGTGATGTCCTGGTGAAGGCCGACGAGGTCGACGGCGTGCTCGCGATCATCCGTGGGGAGGACCAGCCGTAAGGGCGTGAGGGCGTAAGCACGTGAGGGCGTGAGTCCGGAGGGCGCCGGCTCACCCGTACGGGGTGGGCGGGCAACCGTTTCTCTCCTCGCGACGTCACGTTGGGGAAGGAGGCAGCCGCGGATCGACCGCCGCGGCCTCACCTCCTGGTACCCGGCGGGGGCGCCCGACCATTCCGATGGCGTAAAAGGTCGTCCGCCCGGTTGCCCCACCCTTTCGTAACGCCCCTAGACTGAACCTCCAGCAGGTGGCTACACGCTCGAAAGGCACCCACGTGTCCATCGGCAACTCCCCTGAAGACGACAGCCCTTCCATCGGCCAAGCCCTTCAGCGCGCGCGTGCCGACGCGGGCCTGAGCGTTGATGACGTCAGCACGTCCACCCGGGTGCGCGCCCCGATCGTCCAGGCGATCGAGCAGGACGACTTCACCCGCTGCGGTGGCACCGTCTACGCGCGCGGCCATATCAGGACGCTGGCACGGGCCGTCGGCGTCGATCCCGAGCCGTTGATCGAACGGTTCAACGCCGAACACGGCGGGGCGGCGGCGCCCACGCCCACCGCTCCGCTCTTCGAGGCCGAGCGCATCAGGCCCGAGCGTCGCAGGCCCAACTGGACCGCCGCCATGGTCGCCGCCATCGTCGCGGTGGTCGGCTTCGTCGGCTTCACCCTCTTCGATGGTGAGGACGACAAATCAGCCAGTGGCCAGGTCGCCGAGGGCACCCCGGCAAGCGACACCCCCACCCCCGGCGCGAGCCCCGGCACGGGCAAGACCGCGCCCGCCAAGCCCGACCCCTCCGAGAGCGCCATCGCCGCGGCCCCGGCCGACCGGGTCACCGTCGAGATCAGCGCCCCGAAGGGCCGGAGCTGGATCTCCGCGAAGGACCACAACGGACGCACCCTCTACGACGGCGTCCTCGAACGCGGTCAGTCCAAGACCTTCACCGACAAGAAGCAGGTGGACCTCATCCTCGGCGACGCGGGATCCATCAAGCTCGCCGTGAACGGCAAGGAGATCAGGGACCGCTTCCAGCCCGGTCACGTCGAGCGGCTCTCGTACACGAAGGGCGACCCCGAAGCGGGCTGACCCCCCCACGTATGCCCTGGGCGGAGGAAGG from Streptomyces tsukubensis encodes:
- a CDS encoding helix-turn-helix domain-containing protein, coding for MSIGNSPEDDSPSIGQALQRARADAGLSVDDVSTSTRVRAPIVQAIEQDDFTRCGGTVYARGHIRTLARAVGVDPEPLIERFNAEHGGAAAPTPTAPLFEAERIRPERRRPNWTAAMVAAIVAVVGFVGFTLFDGEDDKSASGQVAEGTPASDTPTPGASPGTGKTAPAKPDPSESAIAAAPADRVTVEISAPKGRSWISAKDHNGRTLYDGVLERGQSKTFTDKKQVDLILGDAGSIKLAVNGKEIRDRFQPGHVERLSYTKGDPEAG